A portion of the Manihot esculenta cultivar AM560-2 chromosome 2, M.esculenta_v8, whole genome shotgun sequence genome contains these proteins:
- the LOC110608951 gene encoding U-box domain-containing protein 51, translating into MRNARKSGVVLRSGGRGGGEGDGDGGGSIVVFGSGVAGGGCDGRVAVAIDKDKTSLSALKWAIDNLITRDEAVKLIHVKEFPYNSAPGRKDEPSSQEAVIDSNILQLFLPFRCYCRRRHVRCEPVVIEDVDVAKALTDYVYQHRIQILLLGAASKNGLIRLFKTTDIPANVLKWAPDFCTVYIVSKGKINTVRNATRPVPTVSAGGALSLPPRDNSYALFINPRNQRWYDELSTADMENSVPYAGRPSTDSNFFKFYENLGCEVSRETSRRDCDVYEPFTTNDNERPSWSSSDNHMISDSILLIHILLKHTLDVEFQEEYEEETRRLKVELKQTIDMYHAACKEALTAKREARAAKKKAAQLEEWKRKEVRKLEANLAEEKELGMVEREKTKSKVAIEAAEAVEKLVEMEVQKRLDAKIKALRENEEKLKVLDALGQSHSVLEYQSLFHMIAVLFLFYFYFSVSN; encoded by the exons ATGCGTAATGCAAGGAAGAGTGGTGTTGTTCTTAGAAgcggaggaagaggaggaggagaaggagacgGAGACGGAGGAGGTAGTATCGTTGTTTTCGGAAGCGGTGTAGCAGGCGGAGGTTGTGATGGCAGAGTAGCAGTAGCCATTGACAAGGACAAAACAAGTCTAAGTGCTCTGAAATGGGCAATTGATAATCTTATAACAAGGGATGAAGCTGTCAAACTCATCCATGTTAAAGAATTCCCTTATAATTCTGCACCag GGAGAAAAGATGAGCCTTCTTCGCAGGAAGCAGTTATTGACAGTAATATTTTACAATTATTTCTTCCGTTTCGATGTTATTGTCGCCGTAGACAT GTGCGGTGTGAGCCTGTTGTGATTGAGGATGTGGACGTAGCCAAAGCCCTCACTGACTATGTTTACCAACATAGAATTCAAATATTATTGCTGGGTGCTGCATCCAAGAATGGCCTTATCag acTATTCAAGACGACAGATATTCCAGCAAATGTATTAAAATGGGCACCAGATTTCTGCACAGTATATATAGTCTCAAAAGGAAAGATAAACACCGTCCGGAACGCCACTCGTCCAGTCCCAACGGTGTCTGCTGGTGGAGCTCTGTCGCTGCCTCCTCGTGATAACTCGTACGCACTTTTTATCAATCCTA GAAATCAGAGATGGTATGATGAGTTATCAACGGCTGATATGGAAAATTCAGTACCATACGCAGGAAGGCCAAGCACAGACAgcaatttctttaaattttatgaaaatcttgGATGTGAAGTCAGCAGAGAAACTTCTCGGAGAGATTGTGATGTGTATGAGCCATTTACGACGAATGACAATGAGAGACCGTCATGGTCTTCTTCAGATAATCATATG atttcagATTCTATTCTCTTAATTCACA ttttaCTGAAACATACATTGGACGTGGAATTTCAGGAAGAATATGAAGAAGAAACGAGAAGACTAAAGGTAGAGCTAAAGCAAACAATAGACATGTACCATGCAGCCTGCAAAGAAGCACTTACAGCAAAACGAGAAGCAAGAGCAGCCAAAAAGAAG GCTGCTCAGCTTGAAgaatggaaaagaaaagaagtgaGAAAGTTAGAGGCAAATTTAGCTGAAGAAAAAGAATTGGGCAtggtagagagagagaaaacaaaGAGCAAAGTTGCAATTGAGGCAGCTGAAGCAGTTGAGAAGCTTGTTGAGATGGAAGTTCAAAAGAGATTGGATGCAAAAATTAAAGCTCTCAGGGAGAATGAGGAAAAGCTTAAAGTTTTAGATGCTTTAGGCCAATCCCATAGTGTTCTTGAATATCAGAGCTTATTTCACATGATTgctgttttgtttttgttttatttttacttcTCTGTGTCCAACTGA
- the LOC110609417 gene encoding protein ACTIVITY OF BC1 COMPLEX KINASE 3, chloroplastic encodes MVTMSLVSAGGHRFSTRPCLRSTVRRRGGRVRAALVEARPAATPPIRVITLAKTGDRADDLQAEARAMARAANSSFYTPELLALKYGSQPIKVLRRTLKILISLGSFGLKLLLDQRTGVFDQNRRKRAVELRRIFTELGPTFVKVGQGLSTRPDICPSEYLEELSALQDSLPTFPDAVAFSCIEKELGLPLDAIFSSISPSPIAAASLGQVYKAQLKHSGQVVAVKVQRPGIEEIIGLDFYLVRGLGVLANKYVDIITTDVVALIDEFACRVYQELNYVQEGQNARRFRMLYADRDDILVPDIYWNYTSAKVLTMEWVDGVKLSEQDAIERQGLKVLDLVNAGIQCSLRQLLEYGYFHADPHPGNLLATPEGKLAFIDFGMMSETPEEARSAIIGHVVHMVNRDYEAMARDYYALNFLSPDVDVSPIIPALQNFFDDALNYTVSELNFKTLVDGLGAVFYQYPFNVPAYYALILRSLTVLEGLALYADPNFKVLAASYPYFAKRLLTDPNPYLRDALVELLFKDGKFRWSRLENLLVEGSKDRDFSAEDALQPILKLLLAPDGEELRHLVVKESVRVTEAVVLGGILDTYNSVPNYMRIIFNGNVTGLTMVNDTEIRSMIELRNQVFRIWSLLRSSEDFDPTLLQPILQVLQQPEGRSLGGRVIGGITQRLAARLLKQVLRTPVTVPSSTS; translated from the exons ATGGTGACGATGAGTCTTGTTTCGGCCGGCGGTCACCGGTTTTCTACACGGCCGTGTTTAAGATCCACCgtaagaagaagaggaggcagAGTAAGAGCAGCTCTGGTGGAAGCAAGACCCGCAGCGACGCCACCTATCAGAGTTATTACCTTAGCAAAGACTGGAGATCGAGCTGATGACTTGCAAGCTGAGGCAAGAGCCATGGCTCGTGCTGCCAATTCCTCCTTCTACACCCCCGAGCTTCTTGCACTTAAATACGGCTCCCAGCCCATAaag GTATTGCGGAGAActcttaaaattttgatatccCTTGGTTCATTTGGCTTGAAACTATTACTGGACCAGAGAACTGGGGTGTTTGATCAAAATAGGAGAAAGCGAGCTGTGGAACTCAGGAGAATTTTCACTGAATTAGGCCCTACTTTTGTCAAAGTAGGACAGGGATTATCTACTAGACCTGACATCTGCCCTTCTGAGTACCTTGAAGAACTTTCTGCGCTTCAG GATTCATTGCCTACATTCCCTGATGCAGTAGCATTTTCATGCATCGAGAAAGAGTTGGGTCTACCGCTTGATGCTATTTTTTCATCCATATCCCCGTCTCCTATTGCAGCTGCCAGTTTAGGCCAAGTCTACAAAGCGCAGCTTAAGCATTCTGGACAAGTTGTTGCTGTCAAGGTCCAACGTCCTGGCATTGAAGAAATCATAGGACTTGATTTTTACCTGGTCAGAGGCCTTGGCGTGTTAGCCAACAAATATGTTGATATTATTACTACTGATGTAGTTGCTCTAATTGATGAATTTGCATGCAGAGTTTATCAAGAGCTCAACTATGtacag GAGGGACAGAATGCAAGGAGGTTTAGAATGTTGTATGCTGACAGGGATGATATCCTTGTTCCAGATATATATTGGAATTATACTAGTGCCAAAGTCTTGACCATGGAGTGGGTTGATGGAGTTAAATTAAGTGAGCAAGATGCTATTGAGAGACAAGGTTTAAAGGTTCTGGATCTGGTGAATGCAGGTATACAATGCAGCCTCCGGCAGCTGCTTGAATATGGATACTTTCATGCTGATCCTCATCCTGGTAATCTGTTGGCAACACCTGAGGGAAAGCTTGCTTTTATTGATTTTGGAATGATGAGTGAAACACCAGAAGAAGCAAGATCTGCAATAATTGGTCATGTTGTTCACATGGTTAATAGGGATTACGAGGCTATGGCTCGTGACTACTATGCTCTAAATTTCTTGTCTCCTGATGTAGATGTGTCTCCAATTATACCAGCACTTCAGAATTTCTTTGATGATGCACTAAATTACACTGTGAGTGAACTAAACTTCAAAACTCTAGTGGATGGTCTGGGTGCTGTTTTTTATCAATATCCATTTAATG TTCCAGCATATTATGCATTAATACTGCGATCACTTACGGTACTTGAAGGTCTAGCTCTCTATGCTGATCCTAATTTCAAGGTCTTGGCTGCTTCGTATCCCTATTTTGCTAAAAGGCTTCTGACAGATCCAAATCCATATCTAAGAGATGCTCTTGTTGAGTTGCTTTTTAAGGATGGAAAGTTTAG ATGGAGTAGACTCGAAAACTTACTTGTTGAAGGAAGTAAAGATAGAGATTTCTCTGCAGAAGATGCTCTACAACCTATATTGAAGCTATTATTGGCTCCAGATGGTGAAGAGCTTCGACATTTGGTCGTTAAGGAGTCAGTTCGTGTCACTGAAGCTGTTGTTCTAGGGGGCATTCTTGATACATACAATTCTGTCCCCAACTATATGAGAATAATCTTTAATGGCAATGTAACTGGACTTACAATGGTGAATGATACGGAAATACGAAGCATGATAGAGCTTCGCAACCAAGTCTTTAGAATATGGAGCCTGTTGCGATCTTCTGAAGATTTTGACCCAACACTTCTGCAACCTATATTACAG GTGCTTCAACAGCCTGAGGGACGAAGCCTAGGAGGTCGTGTTATTGGTGGGATCACTCAACGTCTTGCAGCCCGGTTATTAAAGCAAGTTCTCCGAACTCCAGTAACAGTTCCTTCTTCAACTTCGTAA